A single region of the Gemmata palustris genome encodes:
- a CDS encoding SixA phosphatase family protein, with protein MLLYLIRHAEAVELGSPGAARDFDRALTPHGHAQTLAIAEAFARRQLAVDAVVASPLVRAHQTAAGLLNVWQPGTRPVTHDALGPERLKPGKLSEFLAGVPGDRIAAVGHMPDLGAYAEWLLGAPDGSIQLAKGAVVCIEFKGDPSKAGGKLHWLVTPEWFL; from the coding sequence ATGCTTTTATATCTAATTCGGCACGCCGAGGCAGTGGAACTCGGATCGCCCGGCGCGGCCCGCGATTTCGATCGCGCCCTGACGCCCCACGGCCACGCCCAAACCCTTGCGATCGCAGAAGCTTTCGCCCGGCGCCAGCTCGCCGTCGATGCGGTCGTCGCCAGCCCGCTCGTCCGCGCGCACCAGACCGCCGCGGGCCTGCTGAACGTGTGGCAACCCGGTACGCGCCCGGTCACCCACGACGCCCTCGGGCCGGAGCGATTAAAACCCGGCAAACTTTCCGAATTTCTGGCAGGTGTCCCCGGGGATCGCATCGCCGCGGTGGGTCACATGCCGGATCTGGGGGCCTACGCCGAATGGCTCCTCGGCGCGCCGGACGGCAGCATTCAGCTCGCGAAGGGGGCTGTGGTGTGCATCGAATTTAAGGGCGATCCCTCGAAGGCCGGCGGAAAGCTCCAC